The following coding sequences lie in one Paracidovorax avenae genomic window:
- a CDS encoding spore coat U domain-containing protein: MTGAARPARQPRGTALPLAAAGVLAALCRTASADCVNSETGGNLGTVPSQRVLSGPTVTTTAQFTLGCGGIVLSTLGTPTVQAKFVSPTTGLTLKDGAKPAIPYQITDLAGTSYTQGLLVINANGANLVALLSNNTASLPLRIATAVGTNVPAGTYTDTVTVNWTYANICEGLLGVGGLCVGTPRNGNVNRLLTVQLVVTNDCTLSAPNVQFGSAPLPAAFPAVSGNVSVVCTRGLSVTVGLGPGTYPSAGRRQMASGANRLAYDLFRADGSLWGTAAGTRTAGTAITDGTTPIVLPYTARIYGDQTPPPPGVYQDNVVVDVEY; the protein is encoded by the coding sequence GTGACCGGCGCTGCACGCCCGGCACGGCAGCCGCGGGGCACCGCCCTGCCGCTGGCGGCCGCAGGCGTGCTGGCCGCCCTCTGCCGCACGGCATCGGCCGATTGCGTGAACAGCGAAACCGGCGGCAATCTCGGCACGGTGCCCTCGCAGCGCGTGCTCTCCGGCCCCACCGTCACCACCACGGCGCAGTTCACGCTGGGGTGCGGCGGCATCGTGCTGTCCACGCTGGGCACGCCGACGGTGCAGGCGAAATTCGTCAGCCCCACGACCGGGCTCACGCTCAAGGACGGAGCGAAGCCGGCCATCCCTTACCAGATCACCGACCTTGCGGGCACCAGCTACACGCAGGGCCTGCTGGTGATCAATGCGAACGGCGCGAACCTGGTAGCGCTGCTGAGCAACAACACGGCGTCGCTGCCGCTGCGCATCGCCACCGCGGTGGGCACGAACGTGCCGGCCGGCACCTATACGGACACCGTCACCGTGAACTGGACCTACGCCAACATCTGCGAAGGCCTGCTCGGCGTGGGCGGCCTCTGCGTGGGCACGCCGCGCAATGGCAACGTGAACCGCCTGCTGACCGTGCAGCTGGTGGTCACGAACGACTGCACCCTGTCCGCGCCGAACGTGCAGTTCGGCTCCGCCCCCCTGCCGGCGGCTTTCCCGGCGGTGTCCGGCAATGTCTCGGTGGTCTGCACGCGCGGGCTCTCCGTGACCGTGGGGCTCGGCCCGGGCACCTATCCGTCGGCCGGCCGCAGGCAGATGGCCAGCGGCGCGAACCGGCTGGCCTACGACCTGTTCCGGGCGGACGGCAGCCTCTGGGGCACGGCCGCGGGCACGCGCACGGCCGGAACGGCCATCACGGACGGCACCACGCCCATCGTGCTGCCCTACACGGCGCGCATCTACGGCGACCAGACACCGCCGCCACCCGGGGTGTACCAGGACAACGTGGTGGTGGACGTGGAGTACTGA
- a CDS encoding peptidylprolyl isomerase, translating into MNISKDTAVTLSYKITSPEGKPLDSGHVAYLHGGYENLFPKVEAALDGQAPGFVTTVELAVADAFGERDESLVRTIPKTEFPPGVKVGGQLRGVGDDGQPQLFNVVKIKGPVVHLDGNHPLAGQALRFSCKVTEVRPATADEVAHRHVHGGHGHHH; encoded by the coding sequence ATGAATATCTCCAAGGACACCGCCGTCACCCTGAGCTACAAGATCACCAGCCCCGAGGGCAAGCCGCTGGATTCGGGCCACGTGGCCTACCTGCACGGCGGCTACGAGAACCTGTTCCCGAAGGTCGAGGCGGCGCTGGACGGCCAGGCCCCCGGCTTCGTCACCACCGTCGAGCTGGCGGTGGCGGACGCCTTCGGCGAGCGCGACGAGAGCCTGGTGCGCACCATCCCCAAAACCGAATTCCCGCCCGGCGTGAAAGTGGGCGGCCAGCTGCGTGGCGTCGGCGACGACGGCCAGCCGCAGCTCTTCAATGTGGTGAAGATCAAGGGCCCGGTCGTGCACCTGGACGGCAACCATCCCCTGGCGGGCCAGGCCCTGCGTTTTTCTTGCAAGGTGACCGAAGTGCGGCCCGCCACGGCCGATGAGGTCGCCCACCGCCACGTGCATGGCGGGCACGGCCACCACCACTGA